A single region of the Drosophila miranda strain MSH22 chromosome 2, D.miranda_PacBio2.1, whole genome shotgun sequence genome encodes:
- the LOC108154867 gene encoding filamin-A isoform X8 — MHFSWLSEKAAAPLATWADHSYFFRPQYYKVTVSEFDHPERIHVYFNETSIPQNEGINGCDFLPLNFKSSFSIITHQAEVKMPSGKVDKPVIQDNRDGTVSVKYDPREEGSHELIVKYNGEPVQGSPFKFHVDSITSGYVTAYGPGLTHGITGEPANFTISTKGASAGGLTMAVEGPSKAVINYHDNKDGTVSVQYLPTAPGEYQVSVRFGDRHIKGSPYFAKITGEGRKRNQISVGSCSEVTMPGDITDDDLRALNASIQAPSGLEEPCFLKRMPTGNIGISFTPRETGEHLVSVKRLGKHISNSPFKVTVCEREVGDAKKVKVSGAGLKEGQTHADNIFSVDTRNAGFGGLSVSIEGPSKAEIQCTDKDDGTLNISYKPTEPGYYIVNLKFADHHVEGSPFTVKVAGEGSNRKREKIQRERDAVPITEIGSQCKLTFKMPGITSFDLAACVTSPSNVTEDAEIQEIEDGLYSVHFVPKELGVHTVSVRYSEMHIPGSPFQFTVGPLRDSGSHLVKAGGSGLERGVVGEAAEFNVWTREAGGGSLAISVEGPSKADIEFKDRKDGSCDVSYKVTEPGEYRVGLKFNDRHIPDSPFKVYVSPDAGDAHKLEVQQFPQGNIQADAPYQFMVRKNGAKGDLDARIVAPSGTDDDCFIQAIDSEMTSVRFYPRENGIHAIHVKFNGVHIPDSPFRIKVGKNVADPAAVHATGNGLEEVKTGHKADFIINTCNAGVGTLHVSIDGPSKVAMDCTEVEEGYKVRYTPLLPGEHYITVKYNNVHIVGSPFKVDAVGDKLADEGAQETSTVILETVQKVAKGGKNTGVHLPNFKSDASKVVPKGMGLNRAYIGKQNQFSICATDAGNNILYVGMYGPKGPCEEFHVKHAGHNNYNVQYLVRDRGQYVLLIKWGEEHIPGSPFQIDV, encoded by the exons ATGCACTTCAGTTGGTTGTCGGAGAAAGCAGCAGCGCCGCTAGCCACCTGGGCAGACCACTCCTACTTCTTCCGACCGCAATACTACAAAGTGACCGTCTCCGAGTTCGATCATCCGGAACGGATACACGTGTATTTCAATGAGACGAGCATACCGCAGAACGAGGGCATAAATGGTTGTGATTTTTTGCCATTGAATTTCAAATCATCGTTTTCAATTATAACACATCAAG CTGAAGTCAAAATGCCAAGCGGTAAGGTAGACAAACCCGTTATCCAGGACAACCGTGATGGAACCGTCTCGGTGAAGTACGACCCCCGCGAAGAGGGCTCCCACGAGCTGATCGTCAAATACAATGGAGAACCCGTCCAAG GTTCTCCCTTCAAATTCCACGTCGATTCGATCACCTCTGGCTATGTGACGGCCTACGGACCGGGCCTGACCCACGGCATCACTGGCGAACCCGCCAACTTCACCATCTCGACCAAGGGAGCCAGCGCCGGTGGCCTGACCATGGCCGTCGAGGGACCCAGCAAGGCAGTT ATCAACTACCATGACAACAAAGACGGCACTGTATCGGTGCAATACCTGCCCACAGCGCCGGGCGAGTACCAGGTGTCGGTTCGCTTCGGCGACAGGCATATCAAGGGATCCCCGTACTTTGCCAAGATCACCGGCGAGGGTCGCAAGCGCAACCAGATCTCGGTGGGCTCTTGCTCAGAGGTGACCATGCCCGGCGACATCACCGACGATGATCTGCGCGCCCTGAACGCCTCCATACAGGCGCCCAGCGGCCTAGAGGAGCCGTGCTTCCTCAAGCGCATGCCCACCGGCAACATTGGCATTTCGTTCACGCCCCGCGAGACCGGCGAGCATTTGGTCTCGGTGAAGCGCCTGGGCAAGCACATCAGCAACTCGCCCTTCAAGGTCACTGTCTGTGAGCGCGAGGTGGGAGACGCCAAGAAGGTCAAGGTGAGCGGAGCCGGGCTCAAGGAGGGCCAAACGCACGCGGACAATATCTTCTCGGTGGACACCCGCAACGCCGGCTTCGGCGGTCTCTCCGTCTCGATCGAGGGTCCCAGCAAGGCCGAGATCCAGTGCACGGACAAGGACGATGGCACCCTAAATATCTCGTACAAGCCCACCGAGCCAGGCTACTATATTGTCAATCTGAAGTTCGCCGATCATCACGTGGAGGGATCACCCTTCACCGTCAAGGTGGCCGGCGAGGGCAGCAACCGGAAGCGGGAGAAGATCCAGCGGGAGCGCGACGCCGTGCCCATCACGGAGATCGGCAGCCAGTGCAAGCTGACGTTCAAGATGCCCGGCATCACCTCGTTCGATCTGGCCGCCTGCGTCACCTCGCCCAGCAACGTCACCGAGGATGCCGAGATCCAGGAGATCGAGGACGGCCTCTACTCGGTGCACTTTGTACCCAAGGAGCTGGGTGTGCACACCGTCTCGGTGCGCTACTCCGAGATGCACATACCCGGCTCCCCCTTCCAGTTCACTGTCGGTCCCCTGCGCGACTCCGGCAGCCATTTGGTGAAGGCCGGAGGCTCCGGCCTGGAGCGCGGCGTCGTCGGGGAGGCAGCCGAGTTCAATGTGTGGACCCGCGAGGCGGGCGGTGGCTCTCTGGCCATCTCCGTGGAGGGTCCCAGCAAGGCAGACATCGAGTTCAAGGATCGCAAGGACGGCAGCTGCGATGTCTCGTACAAGGTCACCGAGCCGGGAGAGTACCGCGTTGGGCTTAAGTTCAACGATCGCCACATACCCGACTCACCCTTCAAGGTGTACGTCTCTCCGGATGCGGGGGATGCCCACAAGCTCGAGGTGCAGCAGTTCCCGCAGGGTAACATCCAAGCGGATGCCCCTTACCAGTTTATGGTACGCAAGAACGGAGCCAAGGGCGATCTGGATGCCAGAATTGTGGCGCCATCCGGCACCGACGACGATTGCTTCATCCAGGCTATCGACAGCGAGATGACCTCGGTGCGCTTTTATCCACGCGAGAACGGTATCCATGCCATCCACGTCAAGTTCAACGGCGTCCACATACCCGACTCCCCCTTCAGAATCAAGGTCGGCAAGAATGTGGCTGACCCAGCAGCTGTCCATGCCACCGGCAACGGCCTGGAAGAGGTCAAGACTGGACACAAGGCCGATTTCATCATCAACACCTGCAACGCCGGCGTTGGCACGCTCCACGTCTCCATCGATGGCCCCTCCAAGGTGGCCATGGACTGCACAGAGGTCGAGGAGGGCTACAAGGTCCGCTACACTCCCCTGCTGCCCGGCGAGCACTACATCACGGTCAAATACAACAACGTGCATATTGTTGGATCGCCATTCAAGGTGGATGCCGTTGGCGATAAGCTGGCCGATGAGGGTGCCCAGGAGACGTCGACCGTCATCCTCGAGACTGTGCAGAAGGTGGCCAAGGGTGGCAAGAACACCGGCGTCCATCTGCCCAACTTCAAGTCCGATGCCAGCAAGGTGGTGCCCAAGGGCATGGGCCTGAACAGGGCCTACATTGGCAAGCAGAATCAGTTCAGCATCTGTGCCACCGATGCGG GCAACAACATCTTGTACGTCGGCATGTACGGACCGAAGGGACCCTGCGAGGAGTTCCACGTCAAGCATGCTGGCCACAACAACTACAATGTGCAGTATCTGGTGCGCGATCGCGGACAGTATGTGTTGCTGATCAAATGGGGCGAGGAGCATATACCCGGCTCCCCATTCCAGATCGATGTCTAG
- the LOC108154867 gene encoding filamin-A isoform X9 has translation MPSGKVDKPVIQDNRDGTVSVKYDPREEGSHELIVKYNGEPVQGSPFKFHVDSITSGYVTAYGPGLTHGITGEPANFTISTKGASAGGLTMAVEGPSKAVINYHDNKDGTVSVQYLPTAPGEYQVSVRFGDRHIKGSPYFAKITGEGRKRNQISVGSCSEVTMPGDITDDDLRALNASIQAPSGLEEPCFLKRMPTGNIGISFTPRETGEHLVSVKRLGKHISNSPFKVTVCEREVGDAKKVKVSGAGLKEGQTHADNIFSVDTRNAGFGGLSVSIEGPSKAEIQCTDKDDGTLNISYKPTEPGYYIVNLKFADHHVEGSPFTVKVAGEGSNRKREKIQRERDAVPITEIGSQCKLTFKMPGITSFDLAACVTSPSNVTEDAEIQEIEDGLYSVHFVPKELGVHTVSVRYSEMHIPGSPFQFTVGPLRDSGSHLVKAGGSGLERGVVGEAAEFNVWTREAGGGSLAISVEGPSKADIEFKDRKDGSCDVSYKVTEPGEYRVGLKFNDRHIPDSPFKVYVSPDAGDAHKLEVQQFPQGNIQADAPYQFMVRKNGAKGDLDARIVAPSGTDDDCFIQAIDSEMTSVRFYPRENGIHAIHVKFNGVHIPDSPFRIKVGKNVADPAAVHATGNGLEEVKTGHKADFIINTCNAGVGTLHVSIDGPSKVAMDCTEVEEGYKVRYTPLLPGEHYITVKYNNVHIVGSPFKVDAVGDKLADEGAQETSTVILETVQKVAKGGKNTGVHLPNFKSDASKVVPKGMGLNRAYIGKQNQFSICATDAGNNILYVGMYGPKGPCEEFHVKHAGHNNYNVQYLVRDRGQYVLLIKWGEEHIPGSPFQIDV, from the exons ATGCCAAGCGGTAAGGTAGACAAACCCGTTATCCAGGACAACCGTGATGGAACCGTCTCGGTGAAGTACGACCCCCGCGAAGAGGGCTCCCACGAGCTGATCGTCAAATACAATGGAGAACCCGTCCAAG GTTCTCCCTTCAAATTCCACGTCGATTCGATCACCTCTGGCTATGTGACGGCCTACGGACCGGGCCTGACCCACGGCATCACTGGCGAACCCGCCAACTTCACCATCTCGACCAAGGGAGCCAGCGCCGGTGGCCTGACCATGGCCGTCGAGGGACCCAGCAAGGCAGTT ATCAACTACCATGACAACAAAGACGGCACTGTATCGGTGCAATACCTGCCCACAGCGCCGGGCGAGTACCAGGTGTCGGTTCGCTTCGGCGACAGGCATATCAAGGGATCCCCGTACTTTGCCAAGATCACCGGCGAGGGTCGCAAGCGCAACCAGATCTCGGTGGGCTCTTGCTCAGAGGTGACCATGCCCGGCGACATCACCGACGATGATCTGCGCGCCCTGAACGCCTCCATACAGGCGCCCAGCGGCCTAGAGGAGCCGTGCTTCCTCAAGCGCATGCCCACCGGCAACATTGGCATTTCGTTCACGCCCCGCGAGACCGGCGAGCATTTGGTCTCGGTGAAGCGCCTGGGCAAGCACATCAGCAACTCGCCCTTCAAGGTCACTGTCTGTGAGCGCGAGGTGGGAGACGCCAAGAAGGTCAAGGTGAGCGGAGCCGGGCTCAAGGAGGGCCAAACGCACGCGGACAATATCTTCTCGGTGGACACCCGCAACGCCGGCTTCGGCGGTCTCTCCGTCTCGATCGAGGGTCCCAGCAAGGCCGAGATCCAGTGCACGGACAAGGACGATGGCACCCTAAATATCTCGTACAAGCCCACCGAGCCAGGCTACTATATTGTCAATCTGAAGTTCGCCGATCATCACGTGGAGGGATCACCCTTCACCGTCAAGGTGGCCGGCGAGGGCAGCAACCGGAAGCGGGAGAAGATCCAGCGGGAGCGCGACGCCGTGCCCATCACGGAGATCGGCAGCCAGTGCAAGCTGACGTTCAAGATGCCCGGCATCACCTCGTTCGATCTGGCCGCCTGCGTCACCTCGCCCAGCAACGTCACCGAGGATGCCGAGATCCAGGAGATCGAGGACGGCCTCTACTCGGTGCACTTTGTACCCAAGGAGCTGGGTGTGCACACCGTCTCGGTGCGCTACTCCGAGATGCACATACCCGGCTCCCCCTTCCAGTTCACTGTCGGTCCCCTGCGCGACTCCGGCAGCCATTTGGTGAAGGCCGGAGGCTCCGGCCTGGAGCGCGGCGTCGTCGGGGAGGCAGCCGAGTTCAATGTGTGGACCCGCGAGGCGGGCGGTGGCTCTCTGGCCATCTCCGTGGAGGGTCCCAGCAAGGCAGACATCGAGTTCAAGGATCGCAAGGACGGCAGCTGCGATGTCTCGTACAAGGTCACCGAGCCGGGAGAGTACCGCGTTGGGCTTAAGTTCAACGATCGCCACATACCCGACTCACCCTTCAAGGTGTACGTCTCTCCGGATGCGGGGGATGCCCACAAGCTCGAGGTGCAGCAGTTCCCGCAGGGTAACATCCAAGCGGATGCCCCTTACCAGTTTATGGTACGCAAGAACGGAGCCAAGGGCGATCTGGATGCCAGAATTGTGGCGCCATCCGGCACCGACGACGATTGCTTCATCCAGGCTATCGACAGCGAGATGACCTCGGTGCGCTTTTATCCACGCGAGAACGGTATCCATGCCATCCACGTCAAGTTCAACGGCGTCCACATACCCGACTCCCCCTTCAGAATCAAGGTCGGCAAGAATGTGGCTGACCCAGCAGCTGTCCATGCCACCGGCAACGGCCTGGAAGAGGTCAAGACTGGACACAAGGCCGATTTCATCATCAACACCTGCAACGCCGGCGTTGGCACGCTCCACGTCTCCATCGATGGCCCCTCCAAGGTGGCCATGGACTGCACAGAGGTCGAGGAGGGCTACAAGGTCCGCTACACTCCCCTGCTGCCCGGCGAGCACTACATCACGGTCAAATACAACAACGTGCATATTGTTGGATCGCCATTCAAGGTGGATGCCGTTGGCGATAAGCTGGCCGATGAGGGTGCCCAGGAGACGTCGACCGTCATCCTCGAGACTGTGCAGAAGGTGGCCAAGGGTGGCAAGAACACCGGCGTCCATCTGCCCAACTTCAAGTCCGATGCCAGCAAGGTGGTGCCCAAGGGCATGGGCCTGAACAGGGCCTACATTGGCAAGCAGAATCAGTTCAGCATCTGTGCCACCGATGCGG GCAACAACATCTTGTACGTCGGCATGTACGGACCGAAGGGACCCTGCGAGGAGTTCCACGTCAAGCATGCTGGCCACAACAACTACAATGTGCAGTATCTGGTGCGCGATCGCGGACAGTATGTGTTGCTGATCAAATGGGGCGAGGAGCATATACCCGGCTCCCCATTCCAGATCGATGTCTAG